In Clostridium sp. DL-VIII, the following proteins share a genomic window:
- a CDS encoding MFS transporter, whose protein sequence is MPLKQKMQSLFSNNKWILFVIGLLIGVAMGIINPLSSTHLKSNNVNSLWIGIISSSFFLFMSIGSILVDRKMRNKDIKGTILIGAVISATACGIFPFSSNLVVSLFLMIFMGIGLSFNLVGVQTMLQNLTEESSRSVISGLYSLCFAVGFVLSSVLGPVFYEWNNWVPFIFPICALLICQIVIHATFKEKLLFSTKPKINTLKKISIGLQGGFLYGFTETTLTTLYPVFLIHEQYDLRIAGYALGIFVLGSIIGTMPITYLSDKLGREKVLLMSIIVSVFTIAGIMIFDNFILRLIFSFLSGFIIGPIYPLAMAVSVQNLSKEEIPSGTSLFTSFYGGGSTIGPLLSSAVMSMFGDNYIFSVCLLLFITFPVVMYFKKVRYESESGFDL, encoded by the coding sequence ATGCCTTTAAAACAGAAAATGCAGTCACTATTTTCTAATAATAAATGGATTCTTTTTGTAATAGGTTTACTTATAGGTGTTGCAATGGGGATTATAAATCCCCTCTCATCAACACATTTAAAGTCCAATAATGTAAATAGCTTATGGATTGGAATCATATCCTCGTCGTTTTTCTTATTCATGTCAATTGGATCTATTTTAGTTGATAGAAAAATGAGAAATAAAGATATTAAGGGAACTATATTAATAGGTGCGGTAATTTCAGCAACGGCTTGTGGAATTTTCCCCTTTTCATCTAATTTGGTTGTTTCACTCTTTTTAATGATATTTATGGGTATTGGTCTAAGCTTTAATTTGGTTGGAGTTCAAACCATGCTTCAAAATTTAACAGAAGAAAGTTCAAGAAGTGTAATTAGTGGTTTGTATTCACTATGCTTTGCAGTGGGTTTTGTATTATCTTCTGTCCTCGGACCTGTATTTTATGAATGGAACAATTGGGTGCCATTTATATTTCCAATATGTGCACTTCTAATTTGTCAAATAGTTATACATGCAACTTTTAAAGAAAAATTATTGTTTTCCACAAAACCAAAGATAAATACACTTAAGAAAATATCTATAGGACTTCAAGGTGGATTTCTATATGGTTTTACTGAAACAACTTTAACAACCTTGTACCCAGTTTTTTTAATACATGAACAGTATGACTTAAGAATTGCTGGATATGCTTTGGGTATATTTGTACTTGGAAGTATTATAGGGACTATGCCTATAACGTATCTATCAGATAAGCTCGGGCGTGAGAAAGTCTTATTAATGAGTATTATCGTTTCTGTATTCACAATTGCTGGAATAATGATTTTTGATAATTTTATCTTAAGATTGATATTTTCTTTCTTATCAGGATTTATTATTGGGCCTATATATCCATTGGCTATGGCAGTATCAGTTCAAAATTTGAGTAAAGAAGAGATACCTTCAGGGACTTCATTATTTACTTCTTTTTATGGTGGAGGCTCAACTATTGGCCCACTTCTCTCATCGGCGGTTATGAGCATGTTTGGAGATAATTATATTTTTAGTGTATGTTTACTATTATTTATTACATTTCCTGTTGTAATGTATTTTAAAAAAGTCAGATATGAATCAGAATCAGGATTTGATCTATAA